The following coding sequences lie in one Treponema sp. OMZ 790 genomic window:
- a CDS encoding peptidase U32 family protein translates to MNIELLAPAGNTEALDAAINEGADAAYLGLKTFNARMRSSNFAWSQFEATVDSLHKRNKKVYVTVNTVLTEEETEKMYRFLKYLDSIGPDGIIVQDLGVVQMAKTHFPKLKLHASTQMNIASAKAANALSRFGISRVVLARELSLKEIEEVNLNTSCELEVFVHGALCVCQSGLCMFSSYLGGKSANRGMCAQACRRLYTAHTPQGDKDGYYFSPHDLQLIDYVPDLIKAGVSSFKIEGRMKSAEYVGTVVSAYRHVIDNWENSKKEAVETGRRILAGDFARKKTSFLFVSSKAEEILNPNQAGGTGIFLGTIDKTAQFKIKEVEGKTKEDPMRKVHYALLKGGSYTPDFGDSIRLHTKDDRGRESWKIQDIRIEKSVSKKGGPTEEVWIQVPADFGIGDSVYLLQTKSMSKRYAPVLPKSLSPFRKRPGDDKLPELKLYPELSAAEAKNKQEDKRGKKILSKSNIDIFPDGLYVQVSSISSLHTILSDRPVRVIINLNEDTKEALAGTGKIDRPLPFSKREIFISLDPFVGQAESDELEIYLLSLIEKGFTQFVINNPAHITMLKNKNLNLVAGPYLYGFNRWAVKWLQENNILQFVSPIENSQKNLENVYAPGMRKQVLIPVFAYPALFRMRFTLPKTYDFLYFSDKQGEAFKTFSTPSSSFVLPEKPFSITDRIGALEKKGFDKFLLDFSHTEIERTEYRYIVGSCRKGTLLEDTSRFNWKEGFYDPAKIEARKSKL, encoded by the coding sequence ATGAACATAGAACTTTTAGCTCCGGCAGGGAATACTGAAGCCCTTGATGCCGCCATAAACGAAGGAGCCGATGCCGCATATTTAGGCTTAAAAACTTTTAATGCGCGTATGCGCTCCTCCAATTTTGCATGGAGCCAATTTGAGGCAACCGTAGACAGTCTCCATAAAAGGAATAAAAAGGTCTATGTTACGGTAAATACGGTTTTAACCGAAGAAGAAACCGAAAAGATGTACCGCTTTTTAAAATACCTTGACTCGATTGGGCCTGACGGCATCATTGTTCAAGACTTGGGTGTCGTTCAAATGGCTAAAACACATTTTCCAAAATTAAAGCTTCACGCCTCAACCCAGATGAATATAGCTTCTGCCAAAGCTGCGAATGCTTTGAGCCGCTTCGGAATATCACGGGTTGTTTTAGCCCGGGAGCTTTCATTAAAGGAAATCGAAGAAGTAAACTTAAACACCTCCTGTGAGCTTGAAGTCTTTGTGCACGGAGCCCTCTGCGTATGCCAATCGGGGCTTTGCATGTTTTCTTCATACCTCGGAGGAAAATCGGCGAACCGCGGAATGTGCGCCCAAGCCTGCCGAAGACTTTATACGGCACACACTCCTCAGGGCGACAAAGACGGCTATTATTTTTCTCCCCATGATTTGCAGCTAATCGACTATGTTCCCGATCTTATAAAGGCCGGGGTTTCTTCATTTAAAATAGAAGGAAGAATGAAGAGCGCCGAATATGTGGGAACCGTAGTTTCGGCCTACCGCCATGTAATCGACAATTGGGAAAACAGCAAGAAAGAAGCCGTCGAAACAGGCCGCCGAATTTTAGCCGGAGACTTTGCCCGCAAAAAGACTAGCTTTTTATTTGTTTCTTCAAAGGCCGAAGAAATATTAAACCCGAATCAGGCGGGCGGAACGGGCATTTTTTTAGGAACGATAGACAAAACCGCTCAATTTAAGATTAAAGAAGTTGAAGGGAAGACTAAAGAAGACCCGATGCGCAAGGTGCACTATGCACTTTTAAAAGGAGGCTCTTATACTCCGGATTTCGGAGATTCGATTAGGCTTCATACAAAGGACGACCGCGGAAGGGAAAGCTGGAAAATTCAAGATATAAGAATTGAAAAATCGGTTTCAAAAAAAGGCGGGCCGACAGAAGAAGTATGGATTCAGGTTCCTGCCGATTTTGGAATCGGGGACAGTGTTTACCTCTTACAGACCAAGAGCATGAGTAAGCGTTATGCCCCGGTGCTGCCCAAAAGTTTAAGTCCTTTTAGAAAAAGACCGGGAGACGATAAACTGCCCGAACTTAAACTCTATCCTGAATTAAGCGCTGCCGAAGCTAAAAACAAGCAAGAAGACAAACGAGGTAAAAAGATTTTAAGTAAATCCAATATAGACATTTTCCCTGACGGCCTCTATGTGCAAGTATCTTCAATCAGCAGCCTCCACACAATTCTTTCCGATAGGCCTGTACGGGTTATTATAAACCTTAACGAAGATACAAAGGAGGCCTTAGCCGGCACAGGAAAAATCGATAGACCTCTTCCTTTCTCAAAACGTGAAATTTTTATTTCGCTCGATCCCTTTGTGGGACAGGCTGAAAGCGATGAACTTGAAATCTATCTTTTGAGTCTTATCGAAAAAGGCTTTACTCAATTTGTAATCAACAATCCCGCTCATATTACAATGTTAAAGAACAAAAACTTGAACCTTGTTGCCGGCCCCTATCTTTACGGCTTTAACCGATGGGCCGTAAAATGGCTTCAAGAAAACAATATTTTGCAGTTTGTTTCTCCAATAGAAAACTCGCAAAAAAACCTTGAAAATGTTTACGCTCCGGGTATGAGAAAGCAGGTTTTAATTCCGGTTTTTGCTTATCCGGCTTTATTTAGAATGCGATTTACTCTTCCGAAAACTTATGATTTTTTGTATTTTTCCGATAAACAAGGAGAGGCATTCAAAACTTTTTCGACGCCGTCGTCTTCTTTTGTATTGCCTGAAAAACCGTTCTCAATAACCGATCGTATCGGAGCTCTTGAAAAAAAAGGGTTTGATAAATTCCTTTTGGATTTCTCCCATACCGAAATTGAGCGCACGGAATATAGGTATATTGTAGGGTCTTGCCGAAAGGGAACATTACTTGAAGATACTTCCAGATTTAACTGGAAGGAAGGTTTTTATGATCCGGCAAAGATTGAAGCCCGTAAATCAAAATTATAG
- a CDS encoding M20 family metallo-hydrolase, whose protein sequence is MSTLKKITDFIESKTDDIIGLEKLLTSIPAMAPESDGDGELKKCEALEKYLKEAGFTNFERFDAPDERVSSKIRPNLIVTVPGKNDKERLWIMSHLDVVPPGDLSKWENDPWTVIEKDGKLIGRGVEDNQQGIVSSVFAALSFIKLGITPEHTIKLLFVADEEVGSQYGIIYLLNNHNLFTKDDLILVPDGGDPKGETIEIAEKTSLWLKVITKGVQTHASMPNTGKNAFVAACDLALRLNDLENLFNKKDDLFSPNYSTFQPTKKEANVPNVNTIPGDDVFYVDCRILPSYDVNEVLKEMQKRASEVEKKYGVTIRLEYDEPEASPATPKDSKIVKVLSSAVKKVKGIETSIIGIGGGTVAACLRAKGFNAVVWSSLDDSCHQPNEYAFIDNIVSDAKVMAALMFGVENI, encoded by the coding sequence ATGAGTACCTTAAAAAAAATTACCGATTTTATTGAATCCAAAACAGACGATATTATAGGATTGGAAAAACTTTTAACTTCAATTCCTGCAATGGCTCCGGAATCCGATGGAGACGGAGAATTAAAAAAATGCGAAGCCTTAGAAAAATACTTAAAAGAGGCAGGTTTTACCAATTTTGAAAGATTTGACGCTCCCGATGAGAGAGTTTCTTCAAAGATACGCCCCAATTTGATTGTTACCGTTCCCGGAAAAAACGACAAGGAAAGGCTCTGGATTATGAGCCATCTGGACGTTGTTCCTCCCGGAGACTTATCCAAGTGGGAAAATGATCCTTGGACCGTAATCGAAAAAGACGGAAAACTTATCGGGCGAGGAGTTGAAGACAATCAGCAGGGCATTGTTTCTTCGGTTTTTGCAGCCTTGAGTTTTATTAAATTGGGAATCACCCCGGAGCACACGATTAAGCTTTTATTTGTTGCCGATGAAGAAGTCGGCTCGCAATACGGTATTATCTACCTTCTTAACAACCACAATCTTTTTACAAAAGACGATTTGATTCTTGTACCGGACGGAGGAGATCCTAAGGGAGAAACAATAGAAATTGCAGAAAAAACAAGTCTTTGGCTCAAAGTTATCACAAAGGGAGTCCAAACCCATGCTTCAATGCCGAACACGGGAAAAAATGCCTTTGTTGCGGCCTGCGACCTCGCCCTCCGCTTAAACGATCTGGAAAATCTCTTTAACAAAAAAGACGATTTATTTTCGCCTAATTATTCTACCTTTCAGCCGACTAAAAAAGAAGCCAATGTACCGAATGTAAACACAATTCCGGGAGATGACGTTTTTTATGTGGACTGCCGCATTCTTCCATCGTATGATGTAAATGAGGTCTTAAAAGAAATGCAAAAAAGAGCTTCAGAGGTTGAAAAAAAATACGGTGTTACTATCAGGCTTGAATATGATGAACCGGAAGCCTCTCCTGCAACGCCTAAGGACTCAAAGATTGTAAAAGTTCTTTCATCTGCCGTAAAAAAGGTAAAAGGAATTGAAACTTCTATAATAGGAATAGGAGGCGGAACTGTAGCAGCCTGCCTTAGGGCCAAGGGCTTTAATGCCGTTGTTTGGAGCTCCCTTGATGACAGCTGCCATCAGCCCAACGAGTATGCATTTATCGATAATATCGTAAGCGATGCAAAGGTTATGGCAGCCTTGATGTTCGGCGTCGAAAATATTTAA
- a CDS encoding IdeS/Mac family cysteine endopeptidase (This family includes IgM or IgG-cleaving cysteine proteases.) — protein sequence MNLELEPFSATNKNYTIKSDNTEIAWPDRVQGIRAQKAGTANIIVESESNPEVKLIIPIKVKKRPEIIVDDKPLNYGSSNPGQTSFAVKTLHGKLDYTPEIQGNVNWLTFTVDNSADDKDIINFKFAENKTPWDKIAYVKFKNKKTGKYIGKPEGRKNQKDFTVKIIQAKNTNPPNVKIRWVHGVTPPTESEKTRIKYNNDTQLAVPYAFTWTETASTNFFNARKASYVQPVTAGPAIPDTNACWAKTSTNMLHWWFEQNKENIEKYKKTLQGDTSLYDVSYDRSLPDSKESTKSSIASVFSKNFKNAGGDMFSGIKWYLYEQPLNYRPKAPALFKEIFNKDSGLIEQKSVHSKTEFENMIKNALDSKKAIGFAVRRDRDQFWHGITLWGAAFDAEDNVIAIYIADSNDSRNIINAWGIHYQDSPRKNPYIMRFDLNAYDKNLYIDTVITLDKGEEQFKKFFDTHK from the coding sequence TTGAATTTAGAACTGGAACCTTTTAGCGCCACCAATAAAAATTATACGATAAAATCGGACAATACCGAGATTGCATGGCCTGATAGAGTTCAAGGTATAAGAGCCCAAAAGGCGGGAACCGCCAACATAATCGTGGAATCGGAGAGTAATCCCGAAGTAAAATTGATTATTCCCATTAAGGTTAAAAAAAGACCTGAAATTATAGTTGATGACAAGCCTTTAAATTACGGCAGCAGTAATCCCGGACAAACTTCTTTTGCCGTAAAAACATTACACGGAAAACTAGATTATACACCTGAAATTCAAGGTAATGTAAATTGGCTTACATTTACGGTGGATAATTCTGCCGATGATAAGGACATAATAAATTTCAAATTTGCCGAAAACAAAACTCCATGGGATAAAATCGCATATGTCAAATTTAAAAATAAAAAAACCGGTAAATATATCGGTAAACCTGAAGGACGAAAAAACCAAAAAGATTTTACGGTAAAAATAATTCAAGCCAAAAACACAAATCCTCCAAACGTAAAAATACGCTGGGTTCATGGAGTAACTCCTCCAACCGAATCAGAAAAAACCCGGATAAAATACAATAACGATACCCAGCTTGCCGTACCCTATGCTTTTACTTGGACAGAAACTGCAAGTACAAACTTTTTTAATGCCCGCAAAGCCTCATATGTGCAGCCTGTTACAGCAGGACCGGCTATACCTGATACAAATGCATGCTGGGCAAAGACATCAACAAATATGCTCCACTGGTGGTTTGAGCAAAACAAAGAGAATATAGAAAAATATAAAAAAACATTACAAGGCGACACCTCTCTTTATGATGTTTCGTATGACAGGTCGCTGCCTGATTCTAAAGAAAGCACAAAAAGCTCAATAGCCTCCGTATTCAGCAAAAACTTTAAAAATGCCGGCGGCGATATGTTTTCGGGTATTAAATGGTATCTTTATGAACAGCCGCTAAATTACCGGCCGAAAGCTCCTGCCCTGTTTAAAGAAATTTTTAACAAGGATAGCGGTTTAATAGAACAAAAATCGGTACACTCAAAAACCGAATTTGAAAACATGATTAAAAATGCTTTGGATTCTAAAAAAGCTATAGGTTTTGCAGTAAGAAGAGACCGAGACCAGTTTTGGCACGGAATAACCTTATGGGGTGCAGCTTTTGATGCCGAGGACAATGTTATTGCAATTTATATTGCCGATTCAAATGATTCACGCAATATAATAAACGCATGGGGCATCCATTATCAGGATTCGCCTAGAAAGAATCCCTACATTATGAGATTCGATCTTAATGCATATGATAAAAATTTATACATAGATACGGTTATTACCTTGGATAAGGGCGAAGAACAGTTTAAAAAATTCTTTGATACTCATAAGTAA
- a CDS encoding KamA family radical SAM protein, whose product MREKNWREFSAAETADFEQPVLISSAFQKLIEEAEPEDAQALRRQVEPSVHEKTACPYETSDPLGEQKYCIRPYLVHQYENRVLLITTGKCLSYCRYCFRRGLTARSQNYIGVEELKEVTAYIENNPQVTEILVSGGDPLSGGFEKLKTVLKSLRAIKNDLLIRLCTRAPIFAPELFTEGLLQLLKEVRPLWLIPHINHPAELGKEQKKALKTCIDSGIPVQSQTVLLKGINDDEKTMVKLFHSLACMGIKPGYLFQLDPAAGTSHFRVPLKEALTLWEKTAPRLSGLSRPQFAADLPEGGGKFPLSALIYSKRIMEQKEGGAFSALGVDNVIHKYTY is encoded by the coding sequence ATGAGAGAAAAAAACTGGAGGGAATTTTCGGCTGCCGAAACGGCAGACTTTGAGCAACCCGTATTAATTTCCTCCGCTTTTCAAAAATTGATAGAAGAAGCCGAACCTGAAGATGCACAAGCTCTGCGCCGGCAAGTTGAGCCTTCCGTCCATGAAAAAACAGCCTGTCCTTACGAAACCTCAGATCCGCTCGGCGAACAAAAATACTGCATAAGGCCCTATCTTGTTCACCAGTATGAAAACAGGGTGCTCCTTATAACGACGGGGAAATGCCTTTCATATTGCCGCTATTGTTTTAGACGGGGACTTACAGCCCGCTCACAAAACTATATTGGGGTTGAAGAATTAAAGGAAGTTACGGCCTACATCGAAAATAATCCTCAGGTGACGGAAATCCTCGTTTCGGGAGGCGACCCTTTAAGCGGAGGATTTGAAAAGCTTAAAACTGTTTTAAAAAGTCTTAGAGCAATAAAAAATGACCTTTTGATAAGACTGTGTACGAGAGCTCCGATATTTGCTCCTGAGCTTTTTACGGAAGGGCTTTTACAACTGTTAAAAGAAGTAAGGCCTCTTTGGTTAATACCTCATATAAACCATCCTGCAGAGCTAGGAAAGGAGCAAAAAAAGGCTTTAAAGACTTGCATTGACTCGGGTATACCTGTTCAGAGCCAAACTGTTCTATTGAAAGGTATAAATGATGATGAAAAAACTATGGTAAAACTTTTTCATAGCCTTGCCTGCATGGGCATAAAACCGGGTTATCTTTTTCAGTTAGATCCTGCAGCAGGAACCTCTCATTTTCGAGTTCCCTTAAAAGAGGCTTTAACGCTTTGGGAAAAGACGGCGCCGAGGCTTTCAGGTCTTTCAAGACCTCAGTTTGCCGCAGACCTTCCTGAAGGGGGCGGTAAATTTCCTCTTTCGGCGCTTATCTATTCCAAAAGAATAATGGAACAAAAAGAAGGCGGAGCTTTTAGCGCTCTTGGCGTAGATAATGTTATACATAAGTATACATATTGA
- a CDS encoding RNA polymerase sigma factor RpoD/SigA, whose product MTEDLLLQYIKDSKKYPLLSAEQEAELADEVKKGNAKAVETLVTSNLRLVIKMAKRFSSNEAQILELIQEGNMGLMKAARKFSKSFKVRFSSYAAWWIKQSFLRYLNSADKIIKLPVRKELLMRQLSQEEESYKIRYGTLPSYQQLAEIMNEKIDIIAQVKSFNYGEVYSLDDPVDKENTSTLYDFIPCNTYNPEEEVIDNEFKEKLNKCLEILNDREKDVLKNRYGLDGIMTSTPFAVLGKKYSISAESIRQTQLRALRKLRADRNKIKALVSV is encoded by the coding sequence ATGACGGAAGATCTGCTTTTACAATACATAAAGGATAGTAAAAAATATCCTCTTTTATCAGCCGAACAAGAAGCAGAATTAGCCGATGAAGTAAAAAAAGGCAATGCAAAGGCGGTGGAGACTCTTGTTACATCAAACTTGAGGCTCGTAATAAAAATGGCAAAACGGTTCAGCTCTAATGAAGCTCAAATTCTGGAATTAATTCAAGAAGGAAATATGGGCTTGATGAAGGCTGCCCGTAAATTTTCAAAATCATTTAAAGTGCGTTTTTCTAGTTATGCTGCTTGGTGGATAAAGCAGTCATTTTTGCGGTATTTAAATTCAGCCGACAAAATTATAAAACTTCCTGTACGCAAAGAGCTTCTTATGCGCCAGTTAAGTCAAGAAGAAGAAAGCTATAAAATAAGATACGGAACTTTACCTTCTTATCAACAGCTTGCAGAAATAATGAATGAAAAGATAGATATTATAGCTCAAGTAAAATCTTTTAACTATGGGGAGGTATATAGTTTAGATGACCCCGTCGATAAAGAAAATACTTCGACCCTATATGACTTTATTCCATGCAATACCTATAATCCTGAAGAAGAAGTTATAGACAATGAATTCAAAGAAAAATTAAATAAGTGTTTGGAAATACTTAATGACCGCGAAAAAGATGTTTTAAAAAACAGATATGGCCTTGACGGCATTATGACCTCAACTCCGTTTGCAGTCTTAGGAAAAAAATATTCCATTTCGGCAGAATCCATCCGCCAAACTCAGCTTCGAGCTTTAAGAAAGCTAAGAGCCGATAGAAATAAGATTAAGGCCCTGGTTTCGGTGTAG
- a CDS encoding Ig-like domain-containing protein, translated as MKKKIFITSIIAIISISFSCSDNLNSILAKRNKEIPPASINIDSDTGLISIVKGKTHKINAYILPANASDKKLYFASDNEPAASIDKDGLITAHKPGRANITVSTGNNIKKRSYG; from the coding sequence ATGAAAAAGAAAATATTTATAACTTCTATAATCGCTATAATCTCCATTTCATTTTCTTGCAGCGATAATTTAAATTCGATTCTTGCAAAAAGAAATAAAGAAATTCCTCCTGCATCCATAAACATCGATTCGGATACAGGATTAATAAGCATCGTAAAAGGTAAAACACACAAAATCAATGCCTATATTTTGCCTGCAAATGCATCAGATAAAAAGCTATATTTTGCCTCCGACAATGAGCCGGCCGCTTCAATCGATAAGGATGGTTTAATAACCGCCCATAAGCCGGGCAGAGCCAACATCACCGTAAGCACAGGGAACAACATAAAAAAAAGATCTTACGGTTGA
- a CDS encoding methyl-accepting chemotaxis protein → MSNTKSTSITFTGTVKKRFYSVGTKLLFFTIVLLLIQYAVIAYKDWRSLKKFSQNQIQMMADLKHSAFNHELSTYEIMGKILLDTISKNDQIIEAFAERDRVTLTELTSPLFVEMKHKYRAKQLHFHTAPAISFLRVQNPKKFGDDLSSFRQTVLKTNSEKKEIYGLEMGVSDLGFRVVKPLFNKANKHIGSVEYGGAIDNEFIKEFTESSTSDVLYGGLQVSVYAHTLENEYKIMGSNFESDIAENCESIMEKFNYNENFINIEGINAAAYYPLYDFSGDKIGFVKFLYSVESIQKSQANFFLKTTVILLFIFILFVITIIIFTKIFIIRPVNKVIDKLKGISEGDLRIQLNETGNDEIGKLTGYFSNTIEKISYMIKSVLMHSNQIKEVGEVLASNVTETASAIHQISQNIESVKTQAMNQSSSVNETAATIEQVINRLGELDSDIEVQASSIEQSSAAVEQMVANIASVTNNLEKNNTLIKTVYEQTKHGKDGARSANDVVEQIASLSASLLETSEIIQNIASQTNLLAMNAAIEAAHAGESGKGFAVVADEIRKLSEESNMQGKQIGEVMKKSTQIIEKLTVVGKEAENSFIKVYELVNQISEQEELMVFAMKEQENGSNEVLQAIKNITAITGEVKNRSVEMLSGGIKVSDEMQKLHTLTKNITNSMNEMSAAASEINNSSQEVSAISQKNKDSIDQLSVEVNKFKV, encoded by the coding sequence ATGTCAAATACAAAAAGTACCTCAATCACATTTACGGGAACAGTGAAAAAGCGTTTTTATTCTGTCGGAACAAAGCTTTTGTTTTTTACTATTGTGTTGCTTTTAATCCAATATGCGGTAATTGCATACAAAGATTGGAGAAGTTTAAAAAAATTTTCTCAAAATCAAATACAAATGATGGCCGACTTAAAACATTCTGCATTTAACCATGAACTGAGTACCTATGAAATAATGGGGAAAATCCTATTAGATACTATTTCTAAAAACGATCAAATTATCGAAGCCTTTGCCGAAAGAGATCGGGTAACTCTTACTGAACTGACCTCTCCATTATTTGTAGAAATGAAACATAAGTACAGGGCTAAACAGCTCCATTTTCATACGGCTCCCGCCATTTCATTTTTACGGGTCCAGAATCCAAAAAAATTCGGAGATGATCTTTCAAGTTTTAGACAAACCGTTTTAAAAACAAATTCCGAAAAAAAAGAAATATACGGATTAGAAATGGGAGTGAGCGATTTAGGTTTTCGAGTTGTTAAACCTCTTTTTAATAAAGCGAATAAGCACATAGGTTCAGTAGAATACGGCGGAGCAATCGATAATGAATTTATAAAAGAATTTACTGAAAGTTCTACTTCGGATGTATTGTATGGAGGTTTACAGGTAAGCGTATATGCCCATACTTTAGAAAATGAATATAAGATAATGGGATCTAACTTTGAAAGCGATATAGCGGAAAACTGTGAATCGATAATGGAAAAATTTAACTACAATGAAAATTTTATCAATATTGAAGGAATTAATGCAGCCGCTTATTATCCTCTTTATGATTTTTCGGGAGATAAGATAGGCTTTGTTAAATTTTTATATTCTGTTGAATCCATTCAAAAAAGCCAAGCAAACTTTTTTCTAAAGACGACTGTGATTTTGCTGTTTATATTCATTCTCTTTGTTATAACCATTATAATATTTACAAAAATCTTTATCATACGGCCGGTTAACAAGGTTATCGATAAACTTAAAGGTATATCCGAAGGCGATTTAAGGATTCAGTTGAACGAAACGGGGAATGACGAAATAGGAAAACTGACAGGATATTTTTCAAATACGATAGAAAAAATAAGTTATATGATAAAATCCGTTTTGATGCATTCAAATCAAATAAAAGAAGTAGGCGAGGTTCTTGCAAGTAATGTAACTGAAACGGCAAGCGCAATACATCAAATCAGCCAAAATATTGAATCCGTAAAAACTCAAGCTATGAATCAAAGTTCCAGTGTAAACGAGACGGCCGCCACTATTGAGCAGGTAATAAACAGGCTTGGAGAGTTGGACAGCGACATTGAAGTGCAAGCATCAAGCATTGAGCAGTCCTCTGCGGCAGTTGAGCAAATGGTGGCCAATATAGCTTCCGTCACAAATAATCTTGAAAAAAACAACACTCTTATTAAAACCGTATACGAACAAACGAAGCACGGTAAAGATGGGGCAAGGTCTGCAAATGATGTTGTAGAGCAAATAGCTTCTTTATCGGCCTCCTTGCTTGAAACAAGTGAGATTATTCAAAATATTGCAAGTCAGACAAACCTTTTAGCTATGAATGCTGCAATTGAAGCGGCTCATGCAGGCGAAAGCGGAAAAGGGTTTGCCGTTGTTGCCGATGAGATAAGAAAACTTTCCGAAGAATCAAATATGCAGGGTAAACAGATTGGTGAAGTTATGAAAAAATCTACCCAGATTATCGAAAAACTTACAGTCGTAGGAAAGGAAGCAGAAAATTCTTTTATCAAAGTATATGAATTGGTAAATCAAATTTCCGAGCAAGAAGAGCTCATGGTTTTTGCAATGAAGGAACAAGAAAACGGAAGCAATGAAGTTCTGCAGGCAATAAAAAATATAACTGCGATTACCGGTGAAGTTAAAAACAGATCGGTCGAAATGCTGTCGGGAGGAATTAAGGTTTCGGATGAAATGCAAAAACTTCATACGCTTACAAAAAATATTACCAACAGCATGAACGAAATGTCTGCCGCTGCTTCCGAGATAAACAATTCAAGTCAGGAAGTGAGTGCTATATCACAAAAAAACAAAGACAGTATTGATCAATTATCTGTTGAGGTAAACAAGTTTAAAGTATAA
- a CDS encoding small ribosomal subunit Rsm22 family protein, which yields MTEQNKPFYEKFVKKNEAKFQHQKKKEKEFDETSNKEKRTEKKNTRDDFPIKIVKTKNTGKNIFKENDENTNRLLNSFDLIIKDALKLSSKQTALIPRDIRILFHELTNERSSRKVNYLNNSVKLTAYIYHYMWWNLVRMSKLIGNLDFDLKDGDVIADFGCGPMTLMCAFWIAKPELRTKKLHWYCADISGKALAAGEALFNSLVDFTNQSKCGTEQASNWKLTKLNGSFGLPLKEKVKLFVSANMFNEIFWDSSIKVEGEAERAAKTILHYLQKDGAALVIEPGIPLAGEFVSALRKNFLEKKCEILSPCPHAGICPIPGKKVSEKNDIKYPIASDKWCHFSFYADDAPSKLVELSEAAKLEKTRASLSFIYCRTEKTKQVENKKEFLARISSEIIKLGEGKIGRYACSEKGFLLLTEKKGARSKLKEYVDGSLIKIESEKINRFFHDRKTGALIIQV from the coding sequence ATGACGGAACAAAATAAACCATTTTATGAAAAATTTGTAAAGAAGAATGAAGCAAAATTTCAGCATCAAAAAAAGAAAGAAAAAGAATTTGATGAAACTTCGAATAAAGAAAAAAGAACCGAAAAGAAAAATACTCGGGATGATTTTCCTATAAAGATTGTAAAAACAAAAAATACGGGGAAAAATATTTTTAAAGAAAATGATGAGAACACAAATCGTCTTTTAAATTCCTTTGACCTTATCATAAAAGATGCTCTTAAACTTTCTTCAAAGCAAACCGCTTTGATTCCTAGGGATATCCGTATCCTCTTCCACGAACTTACAAATGAAAGAAGTTCCCGAAAAGTAAATTACCTAAACAATTCCGTAAAATTAACGGCTTATATTTACCACTACATGTGGTGGAACTTGGTGCGCATGTCAAAATTGATAGGCAATCTTGATTTTGATTTAAAGGACGGAGATGTAATTGCCGACTTCGGCTGCGGGCCTATGACCCTCATGTGTGCTTTTTGGATTGCCAAGCCTGAACTGCGTACAAAAAAACTTCATTGGTATTGTGCCGATATTTCGGGGAAGGCCTTGGCGGCAGGAGAGGCCTTGTTTAATTCTCTTGTTGACTTTACAAATCAAAGTAAGTGCGGAACAGAGCAGGCTTCAAACTGGAAGCTAACAAAGCTGAACGGCAGTTTCGGCCTTCCGCTAAAAGAGAAGGTAAAGCTTTTTGTAAGTGCAAATATGTTTAACGAAATATTTTGGGATTCTTCAATTAAGGTTGAAGGCGAAGCTGAAAGAGCTGCAAAAACAATCCTGCACTATCTTCAAAAAGACGGTGCCGCTTTAGTAATTGAGCCCGGCATTCCCCTTGCCGGCGAATTCGTTTCAGCCTTACGCAAAAACTTCCTCGAAAAAAAATGCGAGATCCTTTCTCCCTGTCCGCACGCGGGAATCTGTCCTATTCCCGGGAAAAAAGTATCTGAAAAAAATGATATAAAATATCCTATAGCCTCGGACAAGTGGTGTCATTTTTCTTTTTATGCAGATGACGCTCCTTCTAAACTTGTTGAGCTTTCTGAAGCCGCAAAGCTCGAAAAGACTCGAGCAAGTCTTTCGTTTATATATTGCCGGACCGAAAAAACAAAACAAGTTGAGAATAAAAAAGAATTCCTTGCACGCATCAGCTCCGAAATAATAAAACTCGGCGAGGGAAAGATCGGCCGTTACGCCTGTTCCGAAAAAGGCTTTTTACTCTTAACCGAAAAAAAAGGAGCAAGGTCAAAACTTAAAGAATACGTAGACGGCTCCCTCATAAAAATTGAAAGCGAAAAAATAAACCGGTTCTTCCATGACAGAAAAACCGGTGCTTTGATTATTCAGGTTTAA